One window from the genome of Nicotiana tomentosiformis chromosome 5, ASM39032v3, whole genome shotgun sequence encodes:
- the LOC104106286 gene encoding uncharacterized protein translates to MSRGWVIFMFLIAAIVLCSHHTVAVENTAIYSQARTTLPNCSNSDKSKINKCMTNTTSIDKCCPLFKRTIGTNCKCYCYAKHLDNQALITLQAYCDVNNPCKRVQRVVAEDVATISATPRPLPRLQPKCSATDEAKVKKCMTNTTSMDACCPTFRSILGRSCPCFAYAMLLDNLALITLQAYCDVSNPCKQVQVI, encoded by the exons ATGAGTAGAGGGTGGGTAATTTTCATGTTCCTGATTGCTGCAATTGTACTTTGCAGTCATCATACAGTGGCGGTAGAAAATACCGCCATCTATTCGCAGGCACGCACTACCTTGCCTAATTGCAGTAACAGCGATAAATCGAAAATAAATAAGTGTATGACAAATACAACCTCTATAGATAAATGTTGTCCATTATTTAAGAGGACAATTGGTACTAACTGTAAGTGTTACTGTTATGCCAAGCATTTGGATAATCAAGCTTTAATTACTCTTCAGGCTTATTGTGATGTCAATAATCCATGTAAGCGTGTCCAA AGAGTGGTAGCAGAGGACGTCGCCACCATTTCTGCCACCCCCCGCCCGCTCCCTCGGCTACAGCCAAAATGCAGTGCTACTGATGAAGCAAAGGTTAAAAAATGCATGACAAACACAACCTCCATGGATGCATGTTGCCCAACATTCAGAAGCATATTGGGCAGGAGTTGCCCTTGCTTTGCTTATGCCATGCTATTAGATAATCTGGCTTTGATTACTCTTCAGGCTTATTGTGATGTTAGTAATCCTTGTAAGCAAGTCCAA GTAATATGA